A genome region from Ottowia testudinis includes the following:
- a CDS encoding LysR substrate-binding domain-containing protein, which produces MSSARYQAFVAVALHGNLSSAARALGLSQPTVSSQIQALERQSKLELFHRRGYRMHLSTAGEQFLPMAQKILALQSEAEFFLRDSGELNQGDMKIGAVGPFHVMDMVAAYRQRHPRMRLSIKVGNSKEVLADLERYSTDVAVLAGLHDSPGIDALPYARHPIILFAHRDHPLARHAQVSLAALHDVELLRREEGSTTQASLDAALKQAGVRTRSTLTVGSREAMREAVARGLGVGAVSEAEFTPNARLRPIRIEGDPADTATYIYLARERRDSPLLRSFLNAVGMADDGAATLQKR; this is translated from the coding sequence ATGAGCAGCGCGCGTTATCAAGCCTTCGTGGCCGTGGCCCTTCATGGCAACCTGAGCAGCGCCGCCCGCGCGCTGGGCCTGAGCCAGCCCACGGTGTCGAGCCAGATCCAGGCACTGGAGCGCCAAAGCAAGCTGGAGCTGTTCCACCGCCGCGGCTACCGCATGCACCTGTCCACCGCGGGCGAGCAGTTCTTGCCGATGGCGCAGAAGATCCTGGCGCTGCAATCAGAGGCCGAGTTTTTCCTGCGCGATTCGGGCGAGCTGAACCAGGGCGACATGAAGATCGGCGCCGTGGGCCCGTTCCACGTGATGGACATGGTGGCGGCCTACCGCCAGCGCCACCCGCGCATGCGGCTGTCGATCAAGGTCGGCAACTCCAAGGAAGTGCTGGCCGATCTGGAGCGCTACAGCACCGACGTGGCCGTGCTGGCAGGCCTGCACGACAGCCCCGGAATTGACGCGCTGCCCTACGCGCGCCACCCCATCATCCTGTTCGCGCACCGCGACCATCCGCTGGCCCGGCACGCGCAGGTGTCGCTGGCCGCGCTGCACGATGTGGAACTGCTGCGCCGCGAAGAAGGCTCCACCACGCAGGCGTCGCTGGACGCTGCGCTGAAGCAGGCCGGCGTGCGCACCCGCAGCACCCTCACCGTCGGCAGCCGCGAGGCCATGCGTGAAGCCGTGGCGCGCGGCCTGGGCGTGGGGGCCGTGTCAGAGGCCGAGTTCACGCCCAATGCACGCCTGCGTCCGATCCGCATCGAGGGCGACCCGGCCGACACCGCCACCTACATCTACCTGGCGCGAGAGCGGCGCGACAGCCCGCTGCTGCGCTCGTTTTTGAATGCGGTGGGCATGGCAGACGATGGCGCTGCGACGCTTCAAAAGCGATAA